From the Juglans microcarpa x Juglans regia isolate MS1-56 chromosome 7D, Jm3101_v1.0, whole genome shotgun sequence genome, the window AATGGATCGATTGAAGAAAAGTCTAGCTTcagaattttaaattaaaaatttgggGTCTCTAAGATGCTTTCTTAGAATGGAAGTTGCTCATTCAAAAAAGGGTATTATTGTCtcacaaagaaaatatattttttatctcctTAAAGAAACAGGGAATGAGTGGATGTAGACCTACCGATACTCCAATCGATCCTAATCAGAGGCTAGAAGATACCAAGGATGGAAATCCTGTGAATACAACTCGGTACCAGAAGTTGGTAggaaacttatttatttatctcaCACCCGACCAGATTGCATTTGCAGTCAGCGTAGTAAGTCAGTTTATGCACTCACCGTATGAAGAACATCTTGAGGCAGTGTACCGTATcctaaaatatttgaaaagtacTCCAGGAAAGGGACTTTTCTTCGTGAAGAGTGAGCAGAAGACTATTAAAGCATACACAGATGCGGATTGGGCAGGTTCAATTGCAGACAGAAGATCCACATCAGGTTACTGTACTTATGTTTAGGGAAATTTAGTCACTTGGAGGAGCAAGAAATAGTGTAGTAGCACAAAGTAGTGTAGATGCTGAGTACTAGGCTATGGCTCATGGAGTATGCGAGATATTGTGGTTAAAAAAGATTcttcaataattaaaaagacCAATATAGATGCCTATGAAGCTATATTGTGACAACAAGGCTACGATTAGCATTGCTCATAACCCGGTGCAGCACGATAGAACCAAACTTGTTGAGATTGACAGACACTTCATAAAAGAGAAATTGGAGGCAAGCACTATTTGTATGCCGTCTGTTccaacaacacaacaaatagTTGACATTCTTACAAAAGGATTGTTTAAATCAAACTTTGGTTTCTCACCAACAAGTTGGGCATGATAGATATCTATGCACCAACTTGAGGGGAGTGTCGAAGATTAGGATAATTAGTTTCTATTTctaataaattcaaattaagatttgaataaGTTTGTTAGGAGAGTCTGATAGTTGTTCCTCTTTTTTTGCATTTcctatttttgtgtaatctagTAGATTAGGATAAATTTCTGATTAAACTACTTTGGATATAAATACTTCCTGTAATTcctattaattattaagaaagtatCAGTTTTTTCCTTCTCAAAAACTTTCAGTACGTATATATAAGCACTGTAATGTACAGGTGTTCTTGGACCTTCTAGACTTGGTTATGATATTCTCCAATTTGGTAGCAGGAATTACCCAACTCTAGCCAATCTTATCAAAGTTCTTTTGCCCCATACCACAAATGTACTCTGTTCACTGAATTGGTACTCTCTCATAAGAAAAATCGATCAAACAAATTTATATAGGGCAGTTTCTTGTCATGGTACGAACCAATTTCTTTGAATAGATATACAGTCCTTCCTCATCTTTAAGCAACAATATATGTTCTCTCTCAAGAGCAAGACAGTAAATTTCTACCAATAGCCAGAGAAAAGTTGTGTAGTTTCTCTACTGAATTCCCCAGCAGTTGTTGGAGCTTAAccactcttctttttctttttttacagaCAGATCCAGAAAATGGATTAAACcaggaaaacaaaatttgacagacagcaaaaagaaaaaaaaaaaagttgtcatTGCTTATGTACATACAAGGCCTAGACTTTTTGACCTGGGCGACATACCTTTCAATTTTGATAGTCACAAACAGTTATTTGCAACTGGGAAGAATCCTGATCAGCCACATATTGTCTGATGAAGGCTCTTCTCCACCAAACCTCAAATGCCCTCTGAATATTGGGGCAGTCATCTCCTTTGCTAAGAAACCTATCAAACCAATTAAGCAAGATAGCCTGTTGCTGCGGCAATGGCAGAGTAAGAATTGTTTGACTCAATCCATCCTCAACCAGCTTCTTATCAACTGATCTAGAAGCCCTTCTCATCCATCCAAAGTCTTCGTAAAGCGGTTCCAGCCATGTGGACAGCAAAGAAAAACGGGTTTCTTTTGGCACCAAGATATGTCCTCTCCCAATAGCAATACAAAGCTGTGCAGTGATTCTGCTAATTTCATGCCTATAAATGGTGGGGATTTTTGAATGGAGAACTGCAAGCTCCTTCTGATCTGCCCATAATTTCACAAATTCATCTCccacttttttttcaattagaaTATCCACAATCCACTGCATATTGTCAGCCTCTCGAGCTATTTCACCCATTAAAGCCCCTCGATCTCGCTTCTCATCCACACAAGTAGCTTCAGATAAGCATAGGATAAGAGAACTGAGACATCTATGGCAAAGATGATAAAGTACATCCTTAGAGACATCAAGCCTGTCATTAAAATTTGTGGCATCTTCTCTAAGTAAACGAGAAATCAGAGATTTCATTTCTCGACGAGCTTTTACATCTTTTGCTTGTAGAACACCAGTCAGCAATCTCAAGAAGACGTCATCAGATCTTGTAGAAGTAGATGGTTCGGATGATACTCTCAGCAGAACTTCAGCACCACAGTCACGAAGCTGAAGTtcattgagatgagatatgattttttcCTCTTCATCCTCAGACCATGGTACAGTCTCCAAATACTCCAAGCATGATACAATCCCAGCATCAAACATGATAGCTGCAGATACCTACAAATATTTCACTACGGTAAACTCAGATGGGGGGAAACAAAAGAGCATTGTTACAGTCCCATATGCAGGCAACAGCACTACAAGCAATTTAActgttcagaaacaaaatattggaTTCTTATAATCTTGTTTAGGTAATGATCAATAAAAGGTTTGGAGCTTATCACTCTTTGGTATGTGGAccagtgagaaagagagaatataGATAGTATCATAGTGCCCATATTTGACACTCTTCTTCTTTCCAAGAAAATCCAGGCAATTCAACAGTAACCTAAATTTGAATCTTATCTTCTAGGTGTCCTAGTTTTCAACAAGAAAAGCTCGAGGAaactaaggctacgtttggatgttaaggtgatct encodes:
- the LOC121240069 gene encoding BTB/POZ domain-containing protein At5g60050 — encoded protein: MAAENALKSREVSTMIKQGFISVPTLSFSPSRTATTTATANLSRVYSPASSPNSKTLSSPPPSPFSSSTSAQTLTRPPHSQTLYDMMSEEQHRESKLSEEKRRKLQDRVSKLLDEAPFRDAAGDVRLSVVGRDGFRVSMDVHKSVLAEKSRFFAEKLRRDRGVAHSVEISDCDDVEVYVEAVVLMYCEDLKRRLMGEEVSKVLGLLKVSAAIMFDAGIVSCLEYLETVPWSEDEEEKIISHLNELQLRDCGAEVLLRVSSEPSTSTRSDDVFLRLLTGVLQAKDVKARREMKSLISRLLREDATNFNDRLDVSKDVLYHLCHRCLSSLILCLSEATCVDEKRDRGALMGEIAREADNMQWIVDILIEKKVGDEFVKLWADQKELAVLHSKIPTIYRHEISRITAQLCIAIGRGHILVPKETRFSLLSTWLEPLYEDFGWMRRASRSVDKKLVEDGLSQTILTLPLPQQQAILLNWFDRFLSKGDDCPNIQRAFEVWWRRAFIRQYVADQDSSQLQITVCDYQN